The window gatgatggtagtctcCGATGCCACAGCCAGAGCAAACGCCGTACTTAAGAAGTCATTGCAGGTTCCTGCGGGAACGTTAGGGCGGCGTGGGCGTTCGATATTTGTTTTAACGTATTTTCCGGCTTCGCTTAGTGATACTCTTATCACGGTAAGAGCGGCTTCCTTGATATAGCGTACATGGTTACTATCGCAAATACAGCTCAAGTTGGTTTCCTCTTTGGCGGTTCTTTAAGACAGAAAGCGAGAGACGCAACAGGAAACACGTACCCTTGTCAGCAGGATGAAAAAGATGGGTGTTAGGGCGGTGAGGGGTAACGGTGCCTGAAACAAGACGATACAACGATATCAGAGAAATAAACTCCGCAAAAAATGTACGGTCGCGCGAGCACTGTAAGACAACACTCTGACCCGCGACCAACTTATTCAAAGTGAATGAAAACACGCTGCATAGTGGAACTTACAGTATGGAAGCGTTGGCTGGAGAGCATGATAACTGCCGACATGAGTGCTGGGGATACGATGCCGCAAGTCGTGAGTCCTATGAAGGGTAACAGGAGCCAGCGACTTTCCTGCAGAGAAGTGCAGCCCGGAGACGCGGGAAAAAATAGCTCTTGCGCACCATTAATTTTTTTACAACAGGCCCGTAGTTGGAGCCCGCATTGTATCCATCAAACGTAAAAGCATGCCGAACAGTTATAATTTAGCTGAattccagagagagagaaaggcggggaggttaacccgGGGCATTTCCGGTTACTTTGTATGGGGAGAGGGTATGCAGAGCTTAAGAGGGAGGGGAGTGgaagagagatagatagatagatagatagatagatagatagatagatagatagatagatagatagatagatagatagatagatagatagatagatagatagatagatagatagatattgcaTGCGTAATCTTATTATTCTTGTTTCGCGTGTATCTTTGTGTTTTGCAAGAAGACCGAAATATGACCAATTTCCTGAAATTCCGGCAAGATCAGACCGACACAATGGCAGCACAAGCACAGgtagtttaaaaaagaaaaaaaagaaaacaactgtTGTACGATCTATAGTTTTTCAAATGGCGAAGGATACTGGAAGATGAAGTGCTGTCGAATTCTCCGTCAAATGTTTCTTGCCGTGTAGCAGAAGTTAGACCATGATTTCTTCTCACTTGACCTGCtttgaaaggggccctgcaagacttttccaagtaaccatagaATGACCTCATTAAGGGAGTTTGTTGAGTTTATTGCTTatcgaatcgaccgccgcaaatttttttagtataatACGAGCGGAGagacagagatttgtcgcacgctgtaattgattttctctcttctctcgtcccgacgacgCGCTAGCAACTAAGCAGGGacggatggcacggggaaaagaagttacgttaCGCGCGAGTCGTGACCTTgagcgcctcttttttttttttttttcgagcgcgcggcttactttcagtgtgatcgcgagcgcgagcGCAGGTacatggcggcctcccgcggcggtcgcggtagctatgcagctcacggtgctcaaatcagccaatggccgtgaatttgaatatatggcgtggtcatttgagcatctgacatcatttgtagaaagaagatgGAACAATTCATAGCGGACTTTAAGAATCAATTGTAAATTCCAGCCCGCGTgcagcgctataatgtttggctcgcgtgttctcaggagcctcgactacggcagcgttttctgaccatgctaaaaaaaGTCTTGCAGGGCACCTTTAAGTATGGGTTTGTCATATATTTGAGAACTTACAGCATTTTTTTCACCAGTGCTTCTAGGGCTCACCCGCCTTTTTTTACTTTGGTGCAGAGTGCAATACCAATGGTCCTGTCTATGAAATGCTGTGAAAATTTGAATGCGCTTATTTTTGTAGGTTTGTCACGTTGAGTGCGGTGTGTTCTTTGGCCTTCAAGGCCAGCTGAGTGAGGCAGCTGTGATAAGACGCACAGTGGACATACCAGTGTGGTTGCCTTTATCGCAAGCCAGGAGGACATCATCTCGAAGAGTAGGATCAGACCGAAGCTTAGCATGGCCATGAACTCCACGACGGGCGAAGCAGCTGCAAAGGCATGACGACAAATGTGAAAGCGTTGTCTATGTTCTTGCTAGGCGCACACTTTGCGACGAAatgtactgacacgaattttccgaggtgagtttactctgccatacaaatctctcATATACAGGTACGGCTCtgcgcaagtgtgaagctcagaaaatgctgatcAGATATTTTGACATCAACGCGCatttttcgcatggcgcacctattGACATCAACACtatagcgtgacgtcaggctgcCGTGTTAATTCTGATGACTTCACGtgccagtatggctagttgtgatgacgtcaggtaccaaaataCCCagaatggccgcttgtacgtcaccaaaAATATTCAGAATGGCGGCTTGTGCGTAACCAACGGAGCCAGGAAcggagtggccgtggaaacgtcactatgtCTTGAAccagcacgtgacgagaagctcataccgtgctgTGACGTCAGCGCACTGTAGGATCCGAAACTAGCTTTTTAAAACGTACTGTAATTAACTTTTGAAGGTGCACTCGCACTTACCAATACATTTGCTAGGCTTTTGAGGGCCTGGTCTTtgatttgacgcaaaaaaaaaagcgacaaccgaaaattttcgtgtcagtaccccttttcAAAAGTGAATCACTAAATGTGCTTCACTGCACAATATATGCTGTGGCTGTCAGACTAATCATTCAATACACTGCACCTTCATTCGAGACAGCGGGTATAAATGCAAGGCACGGAAGTTGAATGCAAATACCGTGCTAGTTGTCTCCGCGTTCCTGCGTCAATACGAATTATCAAATCTCTCAGTTGATGTCTACAGCACGATACTCTGCACTTATTAGGAACGTAGAAACATTTATTATTGTGCTGGTGGCTGTCATCGGTAAACATGAGAAAACAGtgagataattaaaaaaaaaaacttaattccTTCTGAGAAACTTGAAGAAGTGCGCAAGCATAATTTGCATTTTCATAATTTAACCGACATATGGCTACCCTAGCCGACAAAATATCCATCACTAAACCAACATTAGTGACAGGTAAACAGTGCTGTTACAAAAACACGCTTCTTACTTAAGGTGTAACCGCATCCTAAACAGTCCCAAGCCGTCAAAATAAATCTGGACCTTTTCACTAAAGCGTTCCCCATTAACCACCCTGTTTCGTGATTTTCACCCCCTCCTCCCATTCAGCTTAACGCGGACAAATCCCAGTCACTGAAGAGCTATGGTCAGCATCAGACCATCTAGCCCACTTATAGCAATGTACCCCTGAACTTAACATTTGCGCAACTGTGTTGCAGTGGACACGCCGGAGCGACACACCGAGTGACCCAAGTCTTCTTGTTCTCTACCACTCTTTCATCTGGCCCAATTTTCTTCTCTCCCTCCAAATGGTCAAGCCTTTTATCGCACTGAGAAGAGGGAAAGCGGGAAAAACTAAACATCCTTTTCGAAGCGAAGGCGCCCTTCAGGAACTGTAAGTTAAAAGTTCGTCTATTTGTCACAGCTATATGTCTGGATGACTGCAGTGAAAAAACAACGAACGCAGGCTTGCCGGCATGTGGTTGCCAGCTCCGTTCTTAACAGCGTCCTCAGCTGCGCGCTATATTCAAAACGACCTCAACCTCATTCAGTGAACGCGTATGCATTTCCGAGCGTGTTTTCCAGTTCGTAGTTCATTTATCTCGGGGAACCGTATAGCCCCACGTAGtactgcaaacaaacaaacaaacaaaacaagcgaAAGGATGTTTGCGGTGCACCGTCGCGAACAATCCTGTGAGTTGTACACTGCGGCgcgcgagtgaaaaaaaaaagtaagtgggTCGCGCACTCACGTGCCACGTCGAATCCCAGAGACCTGTTGATAGACTCTAGGAAGCCGTGCTGCCGGTACAGCGACACCATGTAGGCGACGAACAGCAGGCTCGTCGAGAACTGAAATGAGGCGGACAGACAACGTCGAGTCGAGTCTAGTTATTCGCAGTGATGGCAACAATTAtatttaaaaactcacagggtcccttatgcattcacctacatgacgcctcgaaggcgaaagccgccatcttctttttcttctcagtctactTCATTATGGCGTATCACACGACATGACGCtttgacatcatgatgacgtcacaaattttggcaatctgtgacatcAGATGATTtcacatggtggcgtcatcacatgatgatggcTTTTTTAATCATCAAtaatgttgacgccgccgacgatcaattttcacgtttgatgaggcatctaaggctttcgctatGAAAATTCGTTGCTTGGCTAGTTGGATCGTAACTCCAATACTGGATAGCATGGATTCAACACCAGATAGACACTCAGTCCTGTGTCGAAGGAACACATCGGTGTTCGTTCTCTGTCCTGTGTGTGTTCAATACGCGCTATTCAGCATTGAAGGTAACAATTATCGATGCGAGACAGCGTATGCACTCCGTGTGATTACCTATTCCATCCAGTTGGTGTTCGAAGGTAGGGAAAACACATAGGGAAGAATTCGCAGATATAAAGTTGAGGTAAAGCCAAGCTTCTAGCCGGCTACTTGCTCATAGGGAAGCGGAGAAGTAGAAAAGGAGAGGTGTAAAGTGCTGATTAGCATTGACGTGGGGTGTTATTATACGTATATTCGTGTCCAAAACGCCAATTCACAGCCTTCGATCTAAGCTTGCAAGTTAACAAAAGATTTTAAGAGAGCCTAGATGGCTCGATTCGCTGTTATGCTATGTTATGCTATGTAATGCTATGTTTTGTTGTGTAATGTTATTTATTTATCGTTTCATTCATTGAAGGTTCTCAAGGACAAAGGGCAGGTTGCGGAATAAAAGCTGCACGTAGAAGTTTGACAGAGCTCCGGCCGGTGGTGAGATCTGGCCTTGAAGAAACACCACGTTGGGTCTGGCGAAAGGGCCAACAACCCACCACGTTCAACAGTTTGTTGTTACTTGGCACTACTGATTAGGTCACTGCCTAGCGCTCCCAATCGCTTTGAGGACAAGCAACGAATATCTGATTCATTACCTCATGCACCGATGAGATAAAGGGAGACGGTAGATATTGTGAAAGACAGTGAGGTTAACCAGGGTTGCACGCGGTCGGCTACACTGCGCCAAGTGAATAG is drawn from Rhipicephalus sanguineus isolate Rsan-2018 unplaced genomic scaffold, BIME_Rsan_1.4 Seq5512, whole genome shotgun sequence and contains these coding sequences:
- the LOC119377713 gene encoding uncharacterized protein LOC119377713; amino-acid sequence: MVSLYRQHGFLESINRSLGFDVAPASPVVEFMAMLSFGLILLFEMMSSWLAIKATTLESRWLLLPFIGLTTCGIVSPALMSAVIMLSSQRFHTAPLPLTALTPIFFILLTRTYFLLLSVAYYRELQERESRQEETLPSVASQVPQVHVNDLPLHKRLTPIVLDYLQKPPPYEGYDDETRVPEDAKSGIGMRLYM